The genomic window taagtgaccaagaaagaatttctccttacaatatcaaaacaatatcaagcagacaagttatgagaataaagaaaaatatcagttaggggattataagataatccaatactaaatcctccaaactatcatcacaagaactgtataggagatagtaaggagaattactaatgagatcttgggagttaaagggttaaagcatgATGCATACACTGTCTGATAAGTATTCATATTGGGCTGATGATTACCAATCATGATTGggaattttgttttagtttgattACACACTGTCACAGTAACTCACCATTAGAATCTATTAGTTGTTCAACCCAGAAGGGGGACAAGAAACACACAAGGACTCCTTTGACTCCTTTTGGGTACTTATCAAAGAGGATGTGATAGTAATGGTGTGTTTTGATGAACTTTACTTTCCTGTAACAGAttaattttaattcataattcTTTAATTGTTATCAGCTTGCAGGACTTGGTATTATGGGAGTTGGAATATGGATCATGGTGTACAAAAGTGACTATCAGAGCTTGCTGGATAGTGATATATATGTCATTATTCCTGGTCTTATGATTGCAGCTGGAGTTGTGGTTGTTATTGTAGGGATCATAGGGTGTTTGGGAGCAGCCAAAGAAAATcgctttttcttaatttcagtGAGTTTCTTGGTGGATTCTATTGTTTCATGATGATAAAGTTATGATGTTGTGTGccaaagttataattttttgcaattaaGAGGTGAACTAGTCACAGTAAAGTTTTAAATagagatgaaaatattttccaatatGTTGATAATCATGCAATTGGTAGAGGATTTACTAGTGTTATATTTAGTAACAAAGCAAGTGTGTTCCTATGCTTTTATACTTGGAACCTTTTGGCAGTTAAAGGAATCATTTCTTTTGATGTAGTTTAAGATGCTCCCTATGCAGTTCAGTACTTCAGAACCAAAAGTTTTGTTGGTTTTACAGACTACCCAAGTTTTTGAATGTTAAATATAACTAACTTGCCTATGTCTTCtcatttttgacagtttttagTGATGGTGATCTTGATTTTCATCCTGGAATTAGCTATTGGAGTTCTGGCATTTGTTTACTCTTCCAAGGtaattaaacttttttaaaaaactagcAAATTGTATTAAGACTCAGTAGTTTTTGTTTGAGCATCAGTCAGAGTGTTTGGAGTTTAAAGAAAGTTGCCTTTTTCTCATTTATTCAGAATAAAAGATACATATTTTGTGTAGTTAAAgatatcttaaccctttaactcctagacaTGATCAACATGAAGCTTCTCCCTTTagtatccttacattatccagcaaacagctaatgagaatattcaaacttatcaggcagacattgttgtcttgatccaacaccaaattctcataactaatttacatggatATGCgtagcagttagaggggagaattaccaatcagatcttagaagttaaagggttaaggtatgAATTAACAGCATcttaatttactttaaaattccTCTCCAATTTGCACTCCATGATGCCTACCATATAGACTTTTCTGGAtgtttttgattttggaaaCAATTAATGCACATGCTTGGTAAAATTATAACTACCAAGATTTTAGAGGATGGGGTAAGCTTAAATTTTTGCAGTGCTTAACTTGTATTTATCAATAGTTATAGAAAAGCATCACAAATACAATGGAACTTCTGCAAATCACAGTACAGTAAGTTGGGCACTTAAATCactgaaatgaacttttaagCGCATAAATTTTCTTATAGTTTCAATGAactttataaaatttgttttataaatcaTTATCATTTGTAGCTGTTGAAGTAGCCATCTTTTGACAACAGccaatttttcattcattttaagaACTTGTTCCCTTTTTATTTATTGTCTGTTCTTTACAGCAAGCAGCTACTTTTTACTTTTGGGACAGACCATCCAAGGGAGGTGTCAGAATGCATCCATGTGtatattttagtattttttcattctgtttatAGATAAAAGATGAGATACAAACATCAATAAAGGAGAAAATGAACCAGCAGTATGGTGTGAATGATGCTGTCACTAATTCAATTGATACGCTACAACAAGAGGTTggtgttattttctttataaaaattaatgtcaagttcttcataaatatttttgtgcAGTCTTTTCATGTTCAGTTCATGAAAATGATTGTAGATGATgtatttcaacacttttaatTACTCCTTGCTTACTTCAGAACCGATGTTGTGGTGACACTGGTGGAAAGAGTTGGAATGGTACATCATGGCAGCAAAGGGATGGAAATGAGAATGTTGTTCCCGACTCATGCTGTAAAACAGTTTCTGAGGGGTGTGGCAAAAGAATGCACCCATCAAATATCAATAATGAGGTACAGTGTAAAGAGCACACTATTTATATATGTTTTGACATTATTGCATCTAGTACTAGGGATTCTTGAACAATGATATGAATTAAAAGGTGCCATTTGCAGAGAATGAATAATCTGAGTCCTCTGTGAGGATTTGATTGGCACTCATTCATCCCTCTTACCCTTAGCGAAGTAAGAAACTGGTCACGTACTCATCTCTATAGAGAAAAGATCTCTggctgaaggaaaaaaaaagtctttcaaCAGTTAATAAAAAGTAACTCTGCACTACATTGTTCAGTCAACACAATTTGCCATTCGTTCAGGAGACATGAGTGGATTTTTGGCTTAATGTGTTAGATTTACTCTAACTGTTTTATGCTTTATAAATGTCAATTTGTGTTTAAATAGGGAACTGTCAGTCCCTTTAGTGTTTGGTTGTGTTAATATGTTGTTAAAGTGGATTTCCAGAAGTCAAAAGTCTTTGTTTTAGGGCTGTTTGACACAAGTAGAAGAATTCTTTCAAGAACATTTCTTCATTCTTGCAATTGTTGGAATAGGAGTGGCTTGTCTACAGGTTAGTTTATTGGGTACAACTGCTATTAGttttcaaatcaaacaaatcttTTATCATCTTGTCATTATATGGCTGCTGTGCATGCAGCTGACATGCCAACCAGACGTGTACCGGGGTCATCATTACATCAAGGATTGTTGTATTATTCTGTCAAGTTTTTACAGTGTCATCAATGTACTGTCATTTTACCTGTGAATATTGCTTTAAAGGATCGTGTAGATTAGATCTAGAATTGGCTGACACTGCAATGCAATTCATCCATTTACAAACTGTACCTGCATAGaatagaaaaatataacaaaatatttctgcATAAAACAAGCATAGGGTTCACTTTAAGATTTGATGTGAATCAcagtatatttttcttttaaaaaaaactgatttgcaaaattgttttctttaatttcttacatttcaaaatatgaaatattcaaagtaatttcttaatttcaaaatatttcagcaTAAAACAAGTATAGGGTTCACTCTAAGATTTGATGTGAATCAcagtatatttttctttgaaaaaactgatttacaaaatggttttttttaatttcctttttttttttcattctcagcttATAGGAATTATCGTGACTGTGTGTATTCTTCGATTCGTGGAGGAGTATTGAATTCACGTTTGAAGTCCTCACAAAGCAGATATGCAACCACTGTAGTGACATTAGTTGGTGGAAAACGTTTGCAAAATTGTCATTTTAAACCATGTAGGGTGTGCTTCTC from Pocillopora verrucosa isolate sample1 chromosome 8, ASM3666991v2, whole genome shotgun sequence includes these protein-coding regions:
- the LOC131798560 gene encoding CD151 antigen, encoding MMKARNEGFCNIVCMKTLFFVFSFLFWLAGLGIMGVGIWIMVYKSDYQSLLDSDIYVIIPGLMIAAGVVVVIVGIIGCLGAAKENRFFLISFLVMVILIFILELAIGVLAFVYSSKIKDEIQTSIKEKMNQQYGVNDAVTNSIDTLQQENRCCGDTGGKSWNGTSWQQRDGNENVVPDSCCKTVSEGCGKRMHPSNINNEGCLTQVEEFFQEHFFILAIVGIGVACLQLIGIIVTVCILRFVEEY